One genomic window of Muntiacus reevesi chromosome 4, mMunRee1.1, whole genome shotgun sequence includes the following:
- the WDR6 gene encoding tRNA (34-2'-O)-methyltransferase regulator WDR6 isoform X2, producing the protein MDAHEDYVWPRAASELILLPVTGLECVGERLLAGEGPDVLVYTLDFGGHLRMMKRVQNLLGHYLIHGFRVRPEPNGDLDSEVMVAAFGSKGLRVVKISWGQGRFRELWRSGLWNMSDWVWDARWLEGNLALALGHNSVVLYDPVGGCCLQDVPCTDRCTLSAACLIGDAWEELTVVAGAVSNQLLVWYPAAALKDDKPVAPDRRVSGHVGVIFSMSYLESKGLLATASEDRSVRIWKVGDLRVPGGRVQNIGHCFGHSARVWQVKLLENYLISAGEDCVCLVWSHEGEILQAFRGHQGRGIRALAAHERQAWVITGGDDSGIRLWHLVGRGHPGSGVSSLSFKSRSRPGVLKAVTLAGSWRVLAVTDAGALYLYDLEVKCWEQLLEDKRFQSYCLLEAAPGPEGFGLCALANGEGRVKVVPINTPTAAVDLTLFPGKVHSLSWALRGYEELLLLASGPSGVVACLEITAAPSGKAIFVKERCRYLLPPSKQRWHTCSAFLPPGDFLVCGDRRGSVLLYPSRPDLLKDLGVGGKVGAITSAPGAGSGEGEPPLAEWGPVSTLPSLHGKQGVTSVTCHGGYVYTTGRDGSYYQLFVRGGQLQPVLRQKPCRGMNWVAGVRMVADGSMVILGFHANEFVVWSPRSHEKLHIINCGGGHRSWAFSDTEAAMAFAYLKDGDVMLYRALGGCTRPHVILRESLHGREITCVKRVGTITLRPESGVPSFLQPDHPEPGEPVEPGSEGPGLIDIVITCSEDTTVCVLALPTATGSAHALTAVCNHISSVRAVAVWGVDTSGGPQDPQPGLTAHVVSAGGRAEMHCFTIMVTPDPSPPSRLACHVMHLSSHRLDEYWDRQRHRHRMVKVDPETRYMSLAVCELDRPGLGPLVAAACSDGAVRLFLLQDSGRRLQLLAETFHHKRCVLKVHAFTHEAPSQRRRLFLCSAATDGSLAFWDLTTLLDQGSPALEAAADPGLPFQLGSPCLTLQAHSCGVNSLHTLPTREGHLVASGSEDGSLHVFMLAVEMPELEEAVGGAELLPQLQVLEEYSVPCAHAAHVTGLKILSPNLMVSASIDQRLTFWRLGHGEPTFMNSTVYHVADVADMDCWPVSPEFGHRCALGGQGLEVYNWYD; encoded by the exons ATGGACGCTCACGAGGACTACGTTTGGCCGCGGGCAGCCTCGGAGCTCATACTCCTCCCGGTCACGGGTCTGGAGTGCGTGGGGGAGCGGCTGTTGGCGG GTGAGGGGCCAGATGTCCTGGTATACACCTTGGATTTCGGTGGACATCTGCGGATGATGAAGCGAGTGCAGAACCTGCTTGGCCACTATCTTATCCATGGGTTCCGAGTGCGACCAGAACCCAACGGAGACCTTGACTCGGAGGTCATGGTGGCGGCGTTTGGCAGCAAGGGCCTCCGAGTTGTGAAGATAAGCTGGGGACAGGGCCGCTTCCGGGAGCTGTGGCGCTCTGGCCTGTGGAACATGTCTGACTGGGTCTGGGATGCCCGTTGGCTCGAGGGCAACCTTGCCTTGGCCCTGGGCCACAACTCGGTGGTGCTGTATGACCCCGTGGGGGGGTGCTGCCTGCAGGACGTGCCCTGCACGGACAGGTGCACCCTCTCCGCGGCCTGTCTCATCGGAGACGCCTGGGAGGAGCTGACCGTAGTGGCTGGCGCCGTTTCCAACCAGCTGCTGGTCTGGTACCCAGCCGCTGCTCTAAAAGACGATAAGCCCGTAGCCCCCGACCGACGGGTCAGTGGGCACGTGGGGGTCATCTTTAGCATGTCTTACTTAGAAAGCAAGGGCTTACTGGCCACAGCTTCCGAGGATCGAAGCGTTCGCATCTGGAAGGTGGGTGACCTGCGGGTTCCTGGGGGCCGGGTGCAGAATATTGGGCACTGCTTTGGGCACAGTGCCCGTGTCTGGCAGGTCAAGCTCCTTGAGAATTACCTTATCAGTGCAGGAGAAGACTGTGTCTGCTTGGTGTGGAGCCATGAAGGTGAAATCCTCCAGGCTTTTCGGGGCCACCAGGGCCGTGGGATCCGAGCCCTTGCAGCCCACGAGAGGCAGGCCTGGGTGATCACTGGGGGTGATGACTCAGGCATCAGGCTGTGGCACCTGGTAGGGCGTGGGCACCCGGGTTCGGGGGTCTCTTCGCTCTCCTTCAAGTCCCGCAGCAGGCCAGGTGTCCTCAAGGCCGTGACGCTGGCTGGCTCGTGGAGAGTCCTGGCCGTGACTGATGCAGGGGCCCTGTACCTCTATGACCTCGAGGTCAAGTGCTGGGAGCAGCTGCTGGAAGACAAGCGCTTCCAGTCCTACTGCCTCCTGGAGGCAGCCCCGGGGCCTGAGGGCTTCGGACTGTGTGCCCTGGCCAACGGGGAAGGGCGCGTCAAGGTCGTCCCCATCAACACTCCAACTGCAGCTGTGGACCTGACCCTGTTCCCAGGGAAGGTGCACAGCCTGAGCTGGGCCTTGCGAGGCTACGAGGAGCTTCTGTTGCTGGCATCGGGCCCCAGCGGCGTGGTGGCTTGCCTGGAGATCACTGCGGCGCCCTCTGGCAAGGCCATCTTTGTCAAGGAGCGTTGCCGCTACCTCCTGCCTCCCAGCAAGCAGAGGTGGCACACATGCAGTGCCTTCCTCCCCCCAGGCGACTTCCTGGTGTGTGGGGACCGCCGGGGCTCCGTGTTGCTCTACCCCTCTCGACCAGATCTGCTCAAGGatcttggggtggggggcaaggttGGGGCGATTACCTCAGCGCCCGGAGCAGGCAGTGGTGAGGGGGAGCCCCCCTTGGCTGAGTGGGGCCCTGTGTCCACCCTCCCTTCTCTGCACGGGAAACAGGGTGTAACCTCGGTCACCTGCCACGGTGGCTACGTGTACACCACAGGGCGCGACGGTTCCTACTACCAGCTCTTTGTGCGAGGCGGGCAGCTCCAGCCAGTGCTAAGGCAAAAGCCCTGTCGGGGTATGAACTGGGTGGCTGGGGTCCGTATGGTGGCCGACGGGAGCATGGTCATCCTGGGTTTCCACGCCAATGAGTTCGTGGTGTGGAGCCCCCGGTCCCATGAGAAGCTGCACATCATCAATTGTGGTGGAGGACACCGCTCCTGGGCCTTCTCCGACACCGAGGCAGCGATGGCCTTCGCCTACCTCAAGGATGGCGACGTGATGCTCTACCGGGCTCTGGGTGGCTGCACGCGGCCACATGTGATTCTCCGGGAGAGCCTGCACGGCCGGGAGATAACCTGTGTAAAGCGTGTGGGCACCATCACCCTGAGGCCTGAGTCTGGGGTGCCCAGCTTCTTGCAGCCTGACCACCCGGAGCCCGGCGAGCCTGTTGAGCCCGGCAGTGAGGGCCCTGGCCTGATAGACATCGTGATCACGTGCAGCGAGGACACCACCGTCTGTGTCCTGGCGCTCCCCACAGCCACGGGCTCAGCCCACGCGCTTACAGCGGTCTGTAACCACATCTCCTCGGTGCGTGCAGTGGCTGTGTGGGGTGTTGACACCTCGGGTGGCCCTCAGGATCCTCAGCCAGGCCTGACTGCCCATGTGGTGTCTGCGGGGGGCAGGGCTGAGATGCACTGCTTCACAATCATGGTCACCCCAGACCCCAGCCCCCCAAGCCGTCTTGCCTGCCACGTCATGCACCTTTCATCCCACCGGCTAGACGAGTACTGGGACCGGCAGCGCCACCGGCACCGGATGGTCAAGGTGGACCCGGAGACCAG GTACATGTCCCTAGCTGTGTGTGAGCTAGACCGGCCTGGCCTTGGCCCTCTTGTGGCTGCTGCCTGCAGTGACGGGGCAGTGAG gctcTTTCTCTTGCAGGACTCTGGGCGCCGACTGCAGCTGCTGGCTGAAACCTTCCACCACAAGCGCTGTGTCCTCAAGGTGCACGCCTTCACACACGAGGCACCCAGTCAGCGGCG AAGGCTGTTCCTGTGCAGCGCAGCCACCGACGGCAGCTTGGCCTTCTGGGACCTCACCACCCTGCTGGACCAAGGCTCCCCTGCCCTGGAGGCTGCAGCGGACCCTGGGCTGCCCTTCC AGCTGGGCAGCCCCTGCCTGACTCTGCAGGCTCACAGCTGTGGAGTCAACAGCCTGCACACCCTGCCCACCCGTGAGGGCCACCTCGTGGCCAGTGGCAGCGAGGATGGCTCCCTCCATGTCTTCATGCTTGCTGTGGAGATGCCCGAGCTGGAGGAGGCTGTGGGGGGTGCCGAGCTGCTGCCCCAGCTGCAAGTGCTGGAGGAGTATTCCGTCCCCTGTGCGCATGCTGCCCACGTGACGGGCCTCAAGATCTTAAGCCCCAACCTCATGGTCTCGGCCTCCATCGACCAACGGCTGACCTTCTGGCGTCTGGGGCACGGTGAACCCACCTTTATGAACAGCACGGTGTACCACGTCGCAGATGTGGCTGACATGGACTGCTGGCCCGTGAGCCCAGAGTTTGGCCACCGTTGTGCTCTGGGGGGCCAGGGCCTTGAGGTCTACAACTGGTACGACTAA
- the WDR6 gene encoding tRNA (34-2'-O)-methyltransferase regulator WDR6 isoform X1: MDAHEDYVWPRAASELILLPVTGLECVGERLLAGEGPDVLVYTLDFGGHLRMMKRVQNLLGHYLIHGFRVRPEPNGDLDSEVMVAAFGSKGLRVVKISWGQGRFRELWRSGLWNMSDWVWDARWLEGNLALALGHNSVVLYDPVGGCCLQDVPCTDRCTLSAACLIGDAWEELTVVAGAVSNQLLVWYPAAALKDDKPVAPDRRVSGHVGVIFSMSYLESKGLLATASEDRSVRIWKVGDLRVPGGRVQNIGHCFGHSARVWQVKLLENYLISAGEDCVCLVWSHEGEILQAFRGHQGRGIRALAAHERQAWVITGGDDSGIRLWHLVGRGHPGSGVSSLSFKSRSRPGVLKAVTLAGSWRVLAVTDAGALYLYDLEVKCWEQLLEDKRFQSYCLLEAAPGPEGFGLCALANGEGRVKVVPINTPTAAVDLTLFPGKVHSLSWALRGYEELLLLASGPSGVVACLEITAAPSGKAIFVKERCRYLLPPSKQRWHTCSAFLPPGDFLVCGDRRGSVLLYPSRPDLLKDLGVGGKVGAITSAPGAGSGEGEPPLAEWGPVSTLPSLHGKQGVTSVTCHGGYVYTTGRDGSYYQLFVRGGQLQPVLRQKPCRGMNWVAGVRMVADGSMVILGFHANEFVVWSPRSHEKLHIINCGGGHRSWAFSDTEAAMAFAYLKDGDVMLYRALGGCTRPHVILRESLHGREITCVKRVGTITLRPESGVPSFLQPDHPEPGEPVEPGSEGPGLIDIVITCSEDTTVCVLALPTATGSAHALTAVCNHISSVRAVAVWGVDTSGGPQDPQPGLTAHVVSAGGRAEMHCFTIMVTPDPSPPSRLACHVMHLSSHRLDEYWDRQRHRHRMVKVDPETRYMSLAVCELDRPGLGPLVAAACSDGAVRLFLLQDSGRRLQLLAETFHHKRCVLKVHAFTHEAPSQRRLFLCSAATDGSLAFWDLTTLLDQGSPALEAAADPGLPFQLGSPCLTLQAHSCGVNSLHTLPTREGHLVASGSEDGSLHVFMLAVEMPELEEAVGGAELLPQLQVLEEYSVPCAHAAHVTGLKILSPNLMVSASIDQRLTFWRLGHGEPTFMNSTVYHVADVADMDCWPVSPEFGHRCALGGQGLEVYNWYD, encoded by the exons ATGGACGCTCACGAGGACTACGTTTGGCCGCGGGCAGCCTCGGAGCTCATACTCCTCCCGGTCACGGGTCTGGAGTGCGTGGGGGAGCGGCTGTTGGCGG GTGAGGGGCCAGATGTCCTGGTATACACCTTGGATTTCGGTGGACATCTGCGGATGATGAAGCGAGTGCAGAACCTGCTTGGCCACTATCTTATCCATGGGTTCCGAGTGCGACCAGAACCCAACGGAGACCTTGACTCGGAGGTCATGGTGGCGGCGTTTGGCAGCAAGGGCCTCCGAGTTGTGAAGATAAGCTGGGGACAGGGCCGCTTCCGGGAGCTGTGGCGCTCTGGCCTGTGGAACATGTCTGACTGGGTCTGGGATGCCCGTTGGCTCGAGGGCAACCTTGCCTTGGCCCTGGGCCACAACTCGGTGGTGCTGTATGACCCCGTGGGGGGGTGCTGCCTGCAGGACGTGCCCTGCACGGACAGGTGCACCCTCTCCGCGGCCTGTCTCATCGGAGACGCCTGGGAGGAGCTGACCGTAGTGGCTGGCGCCGTTTCCAACCAGCTGCTGGTCTGGTACCCAGCCGCTGCTCTAAAAGACGATAAGCCCGTAGCCCCCGACCGACGGGTCAGTGGGCACGTGGGGGTCATCTTTAGCATGTCTTACTTAGAAAGCAAGGGCTTACTGGCCACAGCTTCCGAGGATCGAAGCGTTCGCATCTGGAAGGTGGGTGACCTGCGGGTTCCTGGGGGCCGGGTGCAGAATATTGGGCACTGCTTTGGGCACAGTGCCCGTGTCTGGCAGGTCAAGCTCCTTGAGAATTACCTTATCAGTGCAGGAGAAGACTGTGTCTGCTTGGTGTGGAGCCATGAAGGTGAAATCCTCCAGGCTTTTCGGGGCCACCAGGGCCGTGGGATCCGAGCCCTTGCAGCCCACGAGAGGCAGGCCTGGGTGATCACTGGGGGTGATGACTCAGGCATCAGGCTGTGGCACCTGGTAGGGCGTGGGCACCCGGGTTCGGGGGTCTCTTCGCTCTCCTTCAAGTCCCGCAGCAGGCCAGGTGTCCTCAAGGCCGTGACGCTGGCTGGCTCGTGGAGAGTCCTGGCCGTGACTGATGCAGGGGCCCTGTACCTCTATGACCTCGAGGTCAAGTGCTGGGAGCAGCTGCTGGAAGACAAGCGCTTCCAGTCCTACTGCCTCCTGGAGGCAGCCCCGGGGCCTGAGGGCTTCGGACTGTGTGCCCTGGCCAACGGGGAAGGGCGCGTCAAGGTCGTCCCCATCAACACTCCAACTGCAGCTGTGGACCTGACCCTGTTCCCAGGGAAGGTGCACAGCCTGAGCTGGGCCTTGCGAGGCTACGAGGAGCTTCTGTTGCTGGCATCGGGCCCCAGCGGCGTGGTGGCTTGCCTGGAGATCACTGCGGCGCCCTCTGGCAAGGCCATCTTTGTCAAGGAGCGTTGCCGCTACCTCCTGCCTCCCAGCAAGCAGAGGTGGCACACATGCAGTGCCTTCCTCCCCCCAGGCGACTTCCTGGTGTGTGGGGACCGCCGGGGCTCCGTGTTGCTCTACCCCTCTCGACCAGATCTGCTCAAGGatcttggggtggggggcaaggttGGGGCGATTACCTCAGCGCCCGGAGCAGGCAGTGGTGAGGGGGAGCCCCCCTTGGCTGAGTGGGGCCCTGTGTCCACCCTCCCTTCTCTGCACGGGAAACAGGGTGTAACCTCGGTCACCTGCCACGGTGGCTACGTGTACACCACAGGGCGCGACGGTTCCTACTACCAGCTCTTTGTGCGAGGCGGGCAGCTCCAGCCAGTGCTAAGGCAAAAGCCCTGTCGGGGTATGAACTGGGTGGCTGGGGTCCGTATGGTGGCCGACGGGAGCATGGTCATCCTGGGTTTCCACGCCAATGAGTTCGTGGTGTGGAGCCCCCGGTCCCATGAGAAGCTGCACATCATCAATTGTGGTGGAGGACACCGCTCCTGGGCCTTCTCCGACACCGAGGCAGCGATGGCCTTCGCCTACCTCAAGGATGGCGACGTGATGCTCTACCGGGCTCTGGGTGGCTGCACGCGGCCACATGTGATTCTCCGGGAGAGCCTGCACGGCCGGGAGATAACCTGTGTAAAGCGTGTGGGCACCATCACCCTGAGGCCTGAGTCTGGGGTGCCCAGCTTCTTGCAGCCTGACCACCCGGAGCCCGGCGAGCCTGTTGAGCCCGGCAGTGAGGGCCCTGGCCTGATAGACATCGTGATCACGTGCAGCGAGGACACCACCGTCTGTGTCCTGGCGCTCCCCACAGCCACGGGCTCAGCCCACGCGCTTACAGCGGTCTGTAACCACATCTCCTCGGTGCGTGCAGTGGCTGTGTGGGGTGTTGACACCTCGGGTGGCCCTCAGGATCCTCAGCCAGGCCTGACTGCCCATGTGGTGTCTGCGGGGGGCAGGGCTGAGATGCACTGCTTCACAATCATGGTCACCCCAGACCCCAGCCCCCCAAGCCGTCTTGCCTGCCACGTCATGCACCTTTCATCCCACCGGCTAGACGAGTACTGGGACCGGCAGCGCCACCGGCACCGGATGGTCAAGGTGGACCCGGAGACCAG GTACATGTCCCTAGCTGTGTGTGAGCTAGACCGGCCTGGCCTTGGCCCTCTTGTGGCTGCTGCCTGCAGTGACGGGGCAGTGAG gctcTTTCTCTTGCAGGACTCTGGGCGCCGACTGCAGCTGCTGGCTGAAACCTTCCACCACAAGCGCTGTGTCCTCAAGGTGCACGCCTTCACACACGAGGCACCCAGTCAGCGGCG GCTGTTCCTGTGCAGCGCAGCCACCGACGGCAGCTTGGCCTTCTGGGACCTCACCACCCTGCTGGACCAAGGCTCCCCTGCCCTGGAGGCTGCAGCGGACCCTGGGCTGCCCTTCC AGCTGGGCAGCCCCTGCCTGACTCTGCAGGCTCACAGCTGTGGAGTCAACAGCCTGCACACCCTGCCCACCCGTGAGGGCCACCTCGTGGCCAGTGGCAGCGAGGATGGCTCCCTCCATGTCTTCATGCTTGCTGTGGAGATGCCCGAGCTGGAGGAGGCTGTGGGGGGTGCCGAGCTGCTGCCCCAGCTGCAAGTGCTGGAGGAGTATTCCGTCCCCTGTGCGCATGCTGCCCACGTGACGGGCCTCAAGATCTTAAGCCCCAACCTCATGGTCTCGGCCTCCATCGACCAACGGCTGACCTTCTGGCGTCTGGGGCACGGTGAACCCACCTTTATGAACAGCACGGTGTACCACGTCGCAGATGTGGCTGACATGGACTGCTGGCCCGTGAGCCCAGAGTTTGGCCACCGTTGTGCTCTGGGGGGCCAGGGCCTTGAGGTCTACAACTGGTACGACTAA
- the P4HTM gene encoding transmembrane prolyl 4-hydroxylase, whose translation MAAAAAAAAGPRPEAASPQWPPRHHDPAEAAAGLGDCEDAPVRPLCKPRGICSRAYFLVLMVFVHLYLGNVLALLLFVHYSNGDDSSAPGPQRRAQAPGPAPTLAPLTRLEGIKVGHERKIQLVADRDHFIRTLSLKPLLFEIPGFLSDEECRLVIHLAQMKGLQRSQILPTEEYEEAMDTVQISPLDLFQLLDQNHDGRLQLREVLAQNRLGNGRWMTPENIQEMYSAIKADPDGDGVLSLQEFSNMDLRDFHKYMRSHKAESSQLVRNSYHTWLYQGEGAHHVMRAIRQRVLRLTRLSPEIVELSEPLQVVRYGEGGHYHAHVDSGPVYPETICSHTKLVANESVPFETSCRYMTVLFYLNNVTGGGETVFPVADNRTYDEMSLIQDDVDLRDTRRHCDKGNLRVKPRQGTAVFWYNYLPDGQGWVGDVDDYSLHGGCLVTRGTKWIANNWINVDPSRARQALFQQEMARLAREGGADSQPEWALDRAYRDTRVEL comes from the exons atggcggcggcggcagcggcggcggcaggCCCGCGGCCTGAAGCGGCGAGTCCGCAGTGGCCGCCCCGGCATCACGACCCGGCCGAGGCTGCGGCGGGGCTGGGCGATTGCGAGGACGCACCGGTCCGGCCGCTGTGCAAGCCCCGCGGCATCTGCTCGCGCGCCTACTTCCTGGTGCTAATGGTGTTCGTGCACCTGTACCTGGGCAACGTGCTGGCGCTGCTGCTCTTCGTACACTACAGCAACGGCGACGACAGCAGCGCCCCCGGGCCCCAGCGCCGCGCCCAGGCCCCCGGGCCCGCGCCCACCTTGGCTCCCCTCACCCGGCTGGAGGGCATCAAG GTGGGGCATGAGCGCAAGATCCAGCTGGTCGCCGACAGGGATCACTTCATCCGAACCCTCAGCCTCAAACCGCTGCTCTTCG AGATCCCCGGCTTCCTGAGCGACGAGGAGTGCCGGCTCGTCATCCACCTGGCGCAGATGAAGGGACTGCAGCGCAGCCAGATCCTGCCTACCGAGGAGTACGAGGAAGCGATGGACACAGTGCAGATCAGCCCACTGGACCTCTTCCAGCTGCTGGATCAGAACCACGATGGCCGCCTGCAGCTCCGTGAG GTCCTGGCGCAGAACCGCCTGGGGAATGGACGGTGGATGACTCCGGAGAACATTCAGGAGATGTACTCTGCCATCAAGGCTGACCCTGACGGGGATG GAGTGCTGAGCCTGCAGGAGTTCTCCAACATGGACCTTCGCGACTTCCACAAGTACATGAGGAGCCACAAGGCAGAGTCCAGCCAGCTGGTGCGGAATAGCTACCACACGTGGCTCTACCAGGGTGAAGGCGCCCACCACGTCATGCGCGCCATCCGCCAGAG GGTGCTGCGCCTCACCCGCCTGTCGCCCGAGATCGTGGAGCTCAGCGAGCCGCTTCAGGTCGTACGGTACGGCGAGGGAGGCCACTACCATGCCCATGTGGACAGTGGGCCCGTGTACCCGGAGACCATCTGCTCCCACACCAAGCTGGTAGCCAATGAGTCTGTACCCTTCGAGACCTCCTGCCG CTACATGACAGTGCTGTTTTATTTGAACAACGTCACCGGTGGGGGCGAGACTGTCTTCCCTGTAGCAGACAACAGAACCTATGATGAAATG AGTCTGATTCAAGACGATGTTGACCTCCGTGACACTCGGAGGCACTGTGACAAGGGGAACCTGCGTGTCAAGCCCCGCCAGGGCACAGCTGTCTTCTGGTACAACTACCTGCCTGATGGGCAAG GTTGGGTGGGCGACGTGGACGACTACTCGCTGCACGGGGGCTGCCTGGTCACGCGCGGCACTAAGTGGATCGCCAACAACTGGATCAACGTGGACCCCAGCCGGGCGCGGCAGGCGCTGTTCCAGCAGGAGATGGCGCGCCTGGCCCGCGAAGGTGGCGCCGACTCGCAACCAGAGTGGGCCCTGGACCGGGCCTACCGCGACACGCGCGTGGAACTCTGA
- the ARIH2 gene encoding E3 ubiquitin-protein ligase ARIH2 isoform X3, which translates to MLSAIGCILPMALVSHSVAKLILVNFHWQVAEILDRYKSNSAQLLVEARVQPNPSKHVPPAHSPHHCAVCMQFVRKENLLSLACQHQFCRSCWEQHCSVLVKDGVGVGVSCMAQDCPLRTPEDFVFPLLPNEELRDKYRRYLFRDYVESHYQLQLCPGADCPMVIRVQEPRARRVQCNRCNEVFCFKCRQMYHAPTDCATIRKWLTKCADDSETANYISAHTKDCPKCNICIEKNGGCNHMQCSKCKHDFCWMCLGDWKTHGSEYYECSRYKENPDIVNQSQQAQAREALKKYLFYFERWENHNKSLQLEAQTYQRIHEKIQERVMNNLGTWIDWQYLQNAAKLLAKCRYTLQYTYPYAYYMESGPRKKLFEYQQAQLEAEIENLSWKVERADSYDRGDLENQMHIAEQRRRTLLKDFHDT; encoded by the exons gtATCTCATTCAGTTGCTAAACTTATATTAGTTAATTTCCACTGGCAAGTTGCAGAGATACTGGACAG atacaAGTCTAATTCTGCTCAGTTGCTCGTTGAGGCTCGAGTTCAGCCCAATCCATCAAAACAT GTGCCCCCGGCCCACTCCCCTCACCACTGCGCAGTGTGTATGCAGTTCGTGCGGAAGGAAAACCTCCTCTCTCTGGCCTGTCAGCACCAGTTCTGCCGCAGCTGCTGGGAGCAGCACTGCTCAGTGCTCGTCAAGGAcggtgtgggtgtgg GTGTCTCTTGCATGGCTCAGGACTGCCCACTTCGAACACCAGAGGACTTCGTGTTTCCATTGCTGCCCAATGAAGAACTGCGAGATAAATACAGGCGCTACCTCTTCAGGGACTACGTGGAG AGTCACTACCAGCTCCAGCTATGCCCTGGTGCAGACTGCCCCATGGTTATCCGGGTACAGGAGCCCAGAGCTCGCCGAGTACAGTGCAATCGGTGCAACGAGGTCTTCTG TTTCAAGTGTCGTCAGATGTATCACGCCCCCACAGACTGCGCCACAATCCGGAAATGGCTCACGAAGTGTGCAGACGACTCTGAAACAGCCAACTACATTAGTGCCCACACTAAAGAC TGTCCCAAGTGCAACATCTGCATTGAGAAGAACGGCGGCTGCAATCACATG CAATGCTCCAAATGTAAACACG ACTTCTGCTGGATGTGTCTAGGAGATTGGAAGACCCACGGCAGCGAGTACTACGAGTGCAGCCGGTACAAGGAGAACCCCGACATTGTCAACCAGAGCCAGCAAGCCCAGGCCAGGGAGGCCCTCAAGAAGTACTTGTTCTACTTTGAGAGG TGGGAAAACCACAACAAGAGCTTGCAGCTGGAGGCACAAACATACCAGCGGATTCATGAGAAGATCCAGGAGAGGGTCATGAACAACCTGGGCACCTGGATCGACTGGCAGTACCTCCAGAATGCTGCCAAGCTCTTGGCCAAG TGTCGATACACCCTGCAGTACACGTATCCATACGCCTACTACATGGAGTCCGGGCCCAGGAAGAAGCTG TTTGAATACCAGCAGGCTCAGCTGGAGGCTGAGATTGAAAACCTGTCATGGAAGGTGGAGCGGGCGGACAGCTATGACAGAGGG GACTTAGAGAACCAGATGCACATAGCAGAGCAGCGGAGGAGAACGCTGCTGAAGGACTTCCATGACACCTAG